Genomic DNA from Nitrospirota bacterium:
AAAGACTTATTCAATCAAATAAGCCCGTTCAAATTTGGATAGAATTAGATTTTGACTACTGACGCGGCCTGAAGACCTTTTGCGCCAGTCGTGATTTCAAATTCAACCGCTTCCCCTTCGTTCAAGGATTTATAACCATCTCCCTGAAGCGCCGAGTAATGAACGAACACATCTTCGCCATTTTCCTGAGAAAGAAATCC
This window encodes:
- a CDS encoding cold-shock protein — translated: MVKGTVKWFNASKGYGFLSQENGEDVFVHYSALQGDGYKSLNEGEAVEFEITTGAKGLQAASVVKI